The following are from one region of the Pseudodesulfovibrio piezophilus C1TLV30 genome:
- a CDS encoding carbonic anhydrase, with protein MQDIRKFISGFNNFRNTYFCCENSPFEALRQGQNPRTMVIACSDSRTDPSLIMQCGPGEIFVVRNVANIVPPYEADSGFHGVSSAIEYAVKALKVANIIVLGHSGCGGIDALMHGTAVNNTEFIDKWLSVMNPVRDEVLGHFGEVHKKSCTACEMAGILASVRNLMTFPWIARRVDAGELDLHGWYFDMETGELLGYHPDSKAFESLSFLGHESEDSGEEQAKMI; from the coding sequence ATGCAAGATATCAGAAAATTCATTTCCGGGTTCAATAACTTTCGAAACACATATTTTTGCTGTGAAAATTCACCCTTTGAAGCTTTGAGACAAGGTCAGAATCCCAGGACCATGGTCATTGCCTGTAGTGATTCTCGGACCGATCCTTCCCTGATTATGCAATGTGGTCCCGGCGAAATATTCGTGGTTCGCAATGTCGCCAATATAGTGCCTCCCTACGAAGCCGATTCCGGTTTTCATGGTGTGTCATCGGCCATAGAATATGCTGTCAAGGCACTGAAAGTCGCCAATATCATCGTGCTCGGCCATAGCGGGTGCGGCGGTATTGATGCGCTTATGCATGGAACTGCTGTCAATAATACGGAGTTTATCGATAAATGGCTTTCCGTGATGAATCCCGTGCGAGACGAAGTGCTGGGCCATTTCGGTGAGGTTCACAAAAAATCGTGTACGGCCTGTGAAATGGCTGGGATATTGGCTTCGGTCAGGAATTTGATGACTTTCCCGTGGATTGCCAGACGGGTTGATGCCGGGGAACTCGATCTCCACGGATGGTATTTTGATATGGAGACAGGAGAGCTGTTGGGGTATCATCCTGATTCCAAGGCCTTTGAGTCGCTTTCCTTTCTCGGTCACGAGTCGGAGGACTCAGGCGAAGAGCAAGCAAAGATGATCTGA
- a CDS encoding DEAD/DEAH box helicase, with protein sequence MTFSSFSFDQRIVAGIKACGYETPTPIQRNAIPVVLEGHDVMGLAQTGTGKTAAFALPILQHLLKDSSPKGSPRVLVLAPTRELALQIQESFIALGKQTGIRSAVVIGGVGMNPQIKAFAQSRVIVACPGRLVRLINRGAIRLNTITTLVLDEADRMLDMGFLPDIKRILAQLPDKRQNLLFSATMPNDIKKLADGILVNPKRVQEANTVPVTSVGHAFYTTQTHLKNDILEKLLSKAEHESVLIFTRTKHKAKNLSRKLNKDGYDSTFLQGNMSQSQRQRALNGFRQGQFNIMVATDIAARGIDCDRISHVINYDMPDTVETYTHRIGRTGRAGRSGQAVSFVTRDDKMQIRAIERVMRIKIENNTYEGRGR encoded by the coding sequence ATGACTTTTTCATCTTTTTCTTTTGACCAGCGCATTGTCGCCGGTATCAAAGCCTGTGGCTATGAAACCCCCACCCCTATCCAGCGCAACGCCATTCCCGTGGTGCTTGAAGGGCATGACGTCATGGGTCTGGCCCAGACCGGCACAGGCAAAACAGCCGCCTTTGCCCTCCCTATCCTGCAACACCTGCTAAAGGACAGTAGTCCAAAAGGAAGCCCCCGCGTTCTGGTCCTCGCCCCGACTCGGGAACTGGCCCTGCAAATTCAGGAAAGTTTCATTGCACTCGGCAAGCAGACCGGCATCCGCAGCGCTGTTGTCATCGGTGGCGTGGGCATGAATCCTCAGATCAAGGCCTTTGCCCAATCCCGAGTCATTGTGGCATGTCCGGGCCGCCTTGTTCGGCTTATCAACCGGGGTGCCATTCGTCTTAATACCATCACGACCCTGGTCCTTGATGAAGCAGACCGCATGCTCGACATGGGGTTCCTTCCCGACATCAAACGCATTCTCGCGCAACTGCCTGACAAACGGCAGAACCTCCTTTTTTCAGCGACCATGCCCAACGACATTAAAAAGCTCGCCGACGGCATCCTCGTGAACCCCAAAAGGGTTCAGGAAGCAAATACCGTCCCTGTCACCAGTGTCGGCCATGCCTTTTACACAACCCAGACTCACCTCAAAAATGATATTCTGGAAAAGCTTCTCTCCAAGGCGGAACATGAGAGTGTCCTGATCTTCACACGCACCAAACATAAGGCCAAGAACCTGTCGCGCAAATTGAACAAAGACGGTTATGACAGCACTTTTCTCCAAGGGAATATGAGTCAAAGCCAACGCCAGCGGGCACTCAACGGCTTCCGGCAGGGACAATTCAACATCATGGTTGCCACGGATATCGCGGCTCGCGGGATCGACTGCGACCGGATATCCCACGTCATCAATTATGATATGCCGGATACAGTGGAAACGTACACACACCGTATCGGAAGAACCGGTCGCGCTGGCCGTTCAGGACAGGCTGTCAGCTTCGTCACTCGTGATGATAAGATGCAAATACGCGCCATCGAGCGTGTCATGCGAATCAAAATCGAAAATAATACCTACGAAGGACGCGGCAGATAA
- the fliD gene encoding flagellar filament capping protein FliD: MSYVSSLSSDVTAYEPVTTSGEVSFSGLGNGTDFSEIIDATIDAASYQLEDYEAQVEETEYIVDLLEQINDELEDLEETLEEMDDPDEFFEMEGTSSGDEVTVDLTGEADEGVHTLVVNQLAQTDVWVNTENAFDSEDEVVTTTATTLELTYGDETISIDVAAGATLSTLVNTINASASARGLVEADLLYDGEQYYFTLSGEDAGADNDIVITDTGDLDGFDLANFTNTQTAQNAQIRVDGFPTDEDAWIERDTNSIDDVVDGITFELKETTDDDGVRITVEYDTDAMMDKISTFVEEVNQVILDLQTLTGRVTDDDEDEDETYTVDSYAMDIIYNELKSTLSSGALGFSAYDSDTGGDYYNALSQIGISTDADEGSDTFGQLVLDEDELEEALETDPEAVGNLFSQHGVGESDTDALQVISVIDTVTGAGTYDVEYTVENGTLISATINGEDASISADGWTILGSGDAAGLYMSVVDQTDGTHGGDVRVKQGKLGELTDLLEDITDGETGTLAIVIDNYESTITNLDNSIYNEEKRLDALETSLTRKYAALDSMLSELENRSTLVETLMADL, translated from the coding sequence ATGAGTTATGTCTCCTCCTTATCCAGCGATGTCACTGCCTACGAACCGGTCACCACTTCGGGAGAAGTCTCCTTTTCCGGCCTGGGCAATGGAACCGATTTTTCGGAAATCATTGATGCCACCATCGACGCCGCAAGCTACCAGCTTGAAGACTATGAGGCGCAGGTTGAGGAAACCGAATATATTGTCGATCTGCTCGAACAGATTAATGATGAATTGGAAGATCTTGAAGAAACCCTCGAAGAAATGGACGACCCTGACGAATTCTTCGAAATGGAAGGAACCAGCAGTGGAGATGAGGTCACCGTCGACCTGACGGGTGAAGCCGACGAAGGAGTACATACCCTGGTCGTGAACCAACTTGCCCAGACTGACGTCTGGGTCAATACTGAAAACGCCTTCGATTCCGAGGATGAAGTCGTCACCACCACGGCCACAACTCTTGAACTGACGTACGGCGATGAAACCATCTCCATCGACGTTGCTGCCGGAGCCACTCTCTCGACCCTTGTCAATACCATCAATGCCAGTGCCAGTGCACGTGGCTTGGTGGAAGCAGATCTCCTCTACGATGGAGAACAGTACTATTTCACCCTCAGCGGCGAGGATGCCGGAGCGGACAACGACATCGTCATCACCGACACAGGCGATCTTGACGGCTTTGACCTCGCTAATTTCACCAATACACAGACCGCTCAGAATGCCCAGATTCGTGTGGATGGATTCCCTACGGATGAAGATGCATGGATCGAACGAGATACCAACTCCATCGATGACGTGGTGGATGGCATCACCTTTGAACTCAAAGAAACCACTGATGATGACGGTGTTCGCATTACTGTGGAATACGATACCGACGCCATGATGGACAAGATTTCGACCTTTGTGGAAGAGGTCAATCAGGTTATCCTTGATCTTCAGACATTGACAGGCCGGGTCACGGATGATGACGAAGATGAAGATGAGACATATACCGTTGACAGCTACGCCATGGACATCATTTACAATGAGCTGAAGAGCACTCTTTCATCCGGGGCATTGGGGTTCTCTGCATATGATTCAGACACAGGCGGCGACTATTACAACGCATTGTCACAGATAGGTATTTCCACTGATGCCGATGAAGGCTCCGACACATTCGGCCAGCTCGTCCTGGATGAAGACGAGTTGGAAGAAGCTCTTGAAACCGACCCGGAAGCCGTGGGCAATCTCTTTTCCCAGCACGGTGTAGGCGAATCGGATACGGACGCCCTCCAGGTCATTTCGGTCATTGATACCGTGACCGGAGCCGGAACCTATGATGTCGAATACACGGTGGAAAATGGAACCCTGATTTCCGCAACCATCAATGGGGAAGACGCCTCCATCAGCGCGGATGGCTGGACAATCCTCGGGTCCGGGGACGCTGCCGGTCTCTACATGTCCGTAGTGGACCAGACCGACGGCACCCACGGGGGCGACGTCCGTGTTAAGCAAGGAAAACTCGGTGAACTGACTGACCTGCTCGAAGATATTACGGACGGTGAAACCGGAACTCTGGCCATTGTCATCGATAACTACGAATCAACCATCACCAATCTCGACAACAGCATTTATAACGAAGAAAAGCGCCTTGATGCCCTGGAGACTTCGCTGACACGCAAATATGCAGCCCTGGATTCAATGCTGTCGGAACTGGAAAACAGAAGTACCCTGGTCGAAACCCTGATGGCTGATCTCTAA
- the flgL gene encoding flagellar hook-associated protein FlgL, which translates to MRISTSQIFSQSLKYMNSALSDVSTLNMMNSSQKKINNPSDDPAGMGKVMDLTSYQDSLSGYVDNCDIANNYLSLADQVLLVGSENITAALELTEQASTETYTTEQLQMMAEEMESYLDSLVSIANTQMGSDSIFAGNDLDSDAYEYGLGITQLNDSLSNASFAGFEGETDTSIEVQFTSDGEIGTDELDYQYSTDNGATWITGTLAAGDTELDLGTCQVDMLSGTEVTAADDDSGSQFVVREALYYVGSDTSMSVDISQSSDVDMTTVGSTLFGGIDSSTGEAYEGLNLFETISDCIVYMEQGDYDAVAESLETLSSCQEQYEAGISNVGARENKVTYTESSLSLVQSITTNSISLEEDADAAQILVELEQANYVYEAVLSSSASIMEMSILSYL; encoded by the coding sequence ATGCGCATCAGCACATCCCAGATTTTTTCACAGTCCCTGAAGTACATGAATTCAGCACTCAGTGATGTCTCCACACTGAACATGATGAATTCATCCCAAAAGAAGATCAACAACCCCTCAGATGACCCGGCAGGCATGGGCAAGGTCATGGACCTGACCTCCTATCAGGACTCCCTGAGCGGCTATGTGGACAACTGCGATATTGCCAATAACTATCTCAGCCTGGCCGACCAGGTACTTCTGGTTGGCAGTGAAAACATCACCGCCGCACTGGAGTTGACTGAACAGGCATCGACCGAGACCTACACCACAGAACAATTACAGATGATGGCTGAGGAAATGGAGAGTTATCTCGATAGTCTCGTTTCCATCGCCAATACCCAGATGGGGTCAGATTCCATCTTTGCCGGAAATGACCTTGATTCCGACGCTTATGAATATGGTCTCGGCATCACTCAGCTGAATGACAGTCTGAGCAATGCAAGTTTTGCCGGTTTCGAGGGCGAGACAGACACCTCCATTGAGGTCCAATTCACTTCGGACGGTGAAATCGGGACAGACGAACTGGACTACCAGTATTCCACCGACAACGGAGCGACCTGGATCACCGGCACCCTGGCGGCCGGAGACACGGAACTGGACCTCGGGACATGTCAGGTGGACATGCTTTCGGGCACGGAGGTGACGGCTGCCGATGATGACAGTGGGTCACAATTCGTGGTGCGGGAAGCGCTCTACTATGTCGGAAGCGATACATCGATGAGTGTCGATATTTCTCAAAGCTCGGATGTGGATATGACGACAGTGGGCAGCACCCTCTTCGGCGGTATCGATTCCTCCACAGGAGAAGCATACGAAGGGCTGAATCTCTTTGAAACCATCAGCGACTGCATCGTGTACATGGAGCAGGGAGATTATGACGCAGTCGCAGAAAGCCTTGAGACCCTCAGTTCCTGCCAGGAGCAATATGAAGCAGGTATCTCCAATGTCGGTGCCCGTGAAAACAAGGTCACCTACACGGAATCATCTCTCTCCCTGGTTCAGAGTATTACCACCAACAGCATCAGCCTGGAAGAAGATGCCGATGCCGCCCAGATTCTCGTGGAACTGGAACAGGCCAACTATGTGTATGAGGCAGTTCTCAGCTCCTCGGCAAGTATCATGGAAATGTCCATTCTGAGTTACCTTTAG
- a CDS encoding flagellar hook-associated protein FlgK produces MINNLYNLGLNALNNAQVSIANASNNIANADTAGYQRTSVTYETGDSITLYGLTVGTGAEITSIQSQLDKYVEAQYLDASADLTRYNSSLTYLSQLDSLLDQTDGGLNDTLSEFWDSWNELVTDPDSLSAREALLGDTESLIYGITSTQEELQNAVDSINTEIQSEVDAANQLIDDIAAANEAIAANPDDNQLISDRTQMIRDLNDILGVDTIEQSNGQVTVLTEEGYNLVDGTETHYLTYGSERTTESLMDTSTYDGEIQYSGDSSEEILLEFVSSGTDGTAQFKVSLDGGSTWVEDENGDTMLYTADDESGSVEIEGVEIWFDGSGDHEVGDRYSVVAKTGLYYEKADGTEVNITPLTDESGDDVSGRVASGTLAGLYTTRDDAVSETMDALDDFAEAIIWEVNSAHATGAGLEGHTGLTGSYAVEDSSALLSNSGLDFADKIESGDLELITYDSDGEVSTSAIISYDASTDSLDDIIADINTAFGGELTASVDADGFIQLSSDTDMTFEIAGDSTNLMAALGVNTYFTGTDASTISLDSYVADDPSHINAGVVSSDGSVVSGDNTVASAIYSLSTEAVTVGDQQTTIAGYLSGIVSSVGSAASSAELKATYASTSAEYLYEQQASASEVSVDEELIDLTKYQQAYQAAAEIITVTRTMMETVLDMV; encoded by the coding sequence ATGATCAACAACCTCTATAATCTCGGACTCAACGCGCTGAACAATGCCCAGGTTTCGATTGCCAATGCATCGAACAACATTGCGAACGCGGATACCGCAGGCTACCAGCGGACGAGTGTCACATACGAAACAGGGGATTCCATCACCCTGTATGGATTGACCGTCGGTACAGGAGCCGAGATCACATCCATCCAATCCCAATTGGATAAATATGTGGAGGCACAATATCTTGACGCATCCGCCGATCTGACACGGTACAATTCCTCATTGACCTACCTCTCTCAACTCGACTCCCTGCTGGACCAGACGGACGGCGGCCTCAACGACACCTTGTCCGAATTCTGGGATTCATGGAACGAACTCGTGACTGATCCCGACTCCCTGTCGGCACGCGAAGCCCTGCTCGGTGATACCGAAAGCCTTATCTACGGCATCACTTCCACCCAGGAAGAACTCCAAAACGCCGTGGACTCGATCAATACGGAAATCCAGAGCGAAGTGGATGCTGCCAACCAGCTCATCGACGACATTGCTGCAGCCAACGAAGCCATCGCTGCCAACCCGGATGACAACCAGCTCATCTCGGATCGAACCCAGATGATCCGGGACCTGAACGACATCCTCGGAGTCGATACCATTGAACAGTCAAATGGCCAGGTCACGGTCCTGACCGAGGAGGGTTACAACTTGGTAGACGGGACTGAAACTCATTACCTCACCTATGGATCGGAGCGAACCACCGAATCACTCATGGATACATCCACCTATGACGGGGAAATCCAATATTCAGGGGATTCGAGCGAAGAGATTCTACTGGAATTCGTCTCCTCGGGAACAGACGGCACGGCACAGTTCAAAGTTTCCCTCGACGGCGGCTCGACCTGGGTCGAAGATGAGAATGGCGACACTATGCTCTATACTGCCGATGATGAAAGCGGTTCCGTGGAAATCGAAGGGGTGGAGATCTGGTTTGACGGCTCTGGCGACCATGAAGTGGGCGACCGATATAGTGTCGTTGCCAAAACCGGTCTGTATTACGAAAAAGCAGACGGGACTGAGGTCAATATCACTCCGCTGACCGATGAAAGCGGTGACGATGTCTCCGGCAGAGTCGCCAGCGGTACCCTGGCCGGACTCTATACCACCCGCGACGATGCGGTCAGTGAAACCATGGACGCCCTTGATGATTTTGCCGAAGCAATCATCTGGGAAGTCAACTCCGCCCACGCCACAGGCGCAGGACTGGAAGGGCACACCGGACTCACCGGCAGCTATGCAGTGGAAGATTCTTCCGCCCTGCTCTCTAATAGCGGCCTGGATTTCGCAGACAAGATAGAATCCGGCGACCTGGAATTGATCACCTACGATTCGGATGGCGAAGTCTCCACCTCAGCCATTATCAGCTATGATGCATCCACGGATTCGCTGGACGATATCATTGCCGACATCAACACCGCTTTCGGCGGCGAACTCACTGCTTCAGTCGATGCGGATGGCTTCATACAACTGTCGTCCGACACGGACATGACGTTTGAAATAGCGGGCGACTCCACCAATCTCATGGCAGCCCTCGGCGTCAATACATACTTCACGGGCACGGATGCATCGACCATCTCACTGGATAGTTATGTGGCCGATGACCCCTCCCATATCAATGCGGGAGTCGTGAGTAGTGACGGGTCTGTGGTCTCGGGTGACAACACCGTGGCCTCTGCCATCTATTCCCTGTCCACGGAAGCCGTCACGGTCGGCGATCAGCAGACAACCATAGCAGGCTATCTGTCAGGCATCGTCTCCAGCGTCGGTTCCGCCGCATCTTCCGCTGAACTGAAAGCGACCTATGCCTCCACATCAGCCGAATATCTTTATGAACAACAGGCCTCTGCCAGCGAAGTCAGCGTGGATGAGGAACTGATCGATCTCACCAAGTATCAACAGGCATACCAGGCCGCGGCAGAAATCATCACCGTCACCAGAACCATGATGGAAACCGTTCTGGACATGGTCTAG
- a CDS encoding flagellar hook protein FlgE has product MSITGSMYAGISGLHAQSEATSVVSNNLANSSTTGYKSSSITFEDVFYSTVYAGGSADQVGNGVTVSSVNTDYSQGSYESTNSATDVAVNGEGFFIVVDPDTGNTYYTRDGNFTFDTEGYLVDSSGNHVQGWAMDDGSASGALTDIQLDSSQSPPQATSEMAFSLNLDSTSDDNTTSSTNPYASLFNIYDGTADTALEDSRYAYSSSMTVYDENGAAHDITVYFDPVETDDGTIAWEYLVTCDASEDMRDFEGTEMSTTSGAGLLMAGTITFSTSGDMTSMTAFTLSDTPTDTTDPMAEENWVLAEFDNDGLPVFSANFTGADEDQVISLDLGISNSDYATGTGWDTSGGIDSLDDMSTTTTTADLPSFNTSVLATGATTSTTSSSATYTLTQDGYAPGVLLDVGIDENGVLSGSYSNGQTQDLYSFALADFTNTQGLNAEGGNLYSATAESGQAFIGTAGSSSFGTLASNSLEMSNVDTATELTNLIIIQAAYQANSKIVTTADTLLSTVISMKR; this is encoded by the coding sequence ATGAGTATCACAGGATCAATGTACGCCGGAATCTCCGGTCTTCACGCCCAGAGTGAGGCCACCTCGGTGGTCAGTAACAACCTCGCCAACTCCAGTACCACCGGCTACAAAAGCTCCTCCATCACTTTTGAGGATGTCTTTTACAGCACGGTCTACGCCGGAGGCAGCGCAGACCAGGTCGGGAATGGTGTCACAGTTTCCTCGGTCAACACCGACTACTCGCAGGGTTCATACGAATCCACCAACTCTGCCACCGATGTCGCCGTAAATGGAGAGGGATTCTTCATCGTCGTGGACCCGGACACAGGCAATACCTACTACACCCGTGATGGTAACTTCACTTTTGATACCGAAGGCTACCTGGTTGACTCCAGCGGAAACCATGTCCAGGGCTGGGCCATGGATGACGGATCGGCTTCGGGCGCACTCACGGACATACAGCTCGATTCTTCCCAATCTCCGCCCCAGGCGACTTCTGAAATGGCATTCTCCCTGAACCTGGATTCCACGTCAGACGACAACACGACATCATCCACGAACCCATACGCATCACTCTTCAATATCTATGACGGCACCGCCGATACCGCACTGGAAGATTCGCGCTACGCATATTCCTCCAGCATGACCGTCTACGACGAAAATGGTGCGGCCCATGATATCACAGTCTATTTCGACCCGGTCGAGACCGATGACGGAACCATTGCCTGGGAATATCTGGTGACATGTGATGCCAGTGAAGACATGCGCGACTTTGAAGGTACGGAGATGAGCACCACCAGCGGTGCGGGACTGCTCATGGCCGGAACCATCACTTTCAGCACGTCCGGCGACATGACATCCATGACCGCATTCACCCTCTCAGATACTCCCACGGACACTACAGACCCCATGGCCGAGGAAAACTGGGTACTGGCTGAATTCGACAACGACGGTCTCCCGGTATTTTCCGCAAACTTCACCGGCGCAGACGAGGATCAGGTCATTTCACTCGACCTGGGAATATCCAATTCGGATTACGCCACGGGAACGGGCTGGGATACCTCGGGCGGAATTGATTCGCTTGACGATATGAGTACCACCACGACCACGGCCGACCTCCCCTCTTTCAATACAAGCGTCCTGGCCACAGGGGCCACCACAAGCACAACTTCCAGCTCTGCGACCTACACACTGACTCAGGACGGATACGCTCCGGGCGTACTCCTTGATGTCGGCATCGACGAGAATGGCGTCTTGTCAGGTTCCTACTCCAATGGCCAGACCCAGGATCTCTATTCCTTTGCCCTGGCAGACTTCACCAATACGCAGGGGCTCAACGCCGAGGGTGGCAACCTGTATTCCGCCACAGCGGAATCCGGACAAGCATTCATCGGCACCGCAGGCTCGTCCTCATTCGGGACCCTTGCTTCCAATTCCCTGGAAATGTCCAACGTGGACACGGCCACCGAGCTGACAAACCTGATCATCATTCAGGCTGCCTACCAGGCCAACTCGAAGATCGTGACTACGGCAGACACCCTGTTGTCCACAGTCATCAGCATGAAGCGATAA
- a CDS encoding flagellar hook assembly protein FlgD, with product MTVETTSYYDSLTTATTETTTTTSDSSTSLTSDDFITLLLAELEYQDPTEPVDNSQMVDQMTQYSQLEQLTEMNDQLESMTETISSASMTTALNYIGMEVTAEGYTLSKSGEDLSDLYFETTEDAETLTADIYDSSGNIVQTLTYSNVDAGSYELDWDGTDSDGEDVDDGYYYVIMTGENSEGDTIDVTTTTTGTVSGLSNTDDGVILTLEDGRTVNMLNVTYATS from the coding sequence ATGACCGTCGAAACCACCAGCTATTATGATTCGCTGACCACGGCGACCACGGAGACCACCACAACCACCAGTGACTCCAGCACGTCGTTGACCTCTGATGATTTCATCACGTTGCTCCTGGCTGAACTGGAATATCAGGACCCGACCGAGCCTGTGGACAACTCGCAGATGGTCGACCAGATGACCCAGTACTCCCAGCTGGAGCAGCTCACCGAGATGAATGACCAATTGGAAAGCATGACGGAGACAATCTCCTCGGCCAGCATGACCACCGCCCTCAATTACATCGGCATGGAAGTCACAGCCGAAGGTTACACACTCAGCAAGTCCGGCGAAGACCTCTCCGACCTTTATTTCGAAACCACCGAAGATGCCGAGACACTGACCGCCGACATCTACGATTCAAGCGGCAACATTGTCCAGACCCTGACTTACTCCAATGTGGATGCGGGGTCCTATGAACTGGATTGGGACGGAACCGACTCTGACGGCGAAGATGTGGATGACGGTTACTACTACGTCATCATGACCGGTGAGAACAGCGAAGGCGACACCATTGATGTCACAACGACCACTACCGGAACGGTTTCGGGCCTCAGCAACACGGACGACGGCGTCATTCTGACCCTGGAAGACGGCCGTACCGTGAACATGCTGAACGTCACCTACGCCACGTCCTAA
- a CDS encoding RNA polymerase sigma factor, giving the protein MSNTLIESQRTSDGITYDVLFKEHSKLIFKLINNFIKVKNIRLNNTEVDDIYQDIALKIFKNDYLSKYDREKSSFITWLNIICRTTVIDFYRKKMRFMDEILGDAGALETEGSVDATLFSLPADVLTERQAEVITLFFKDGMVTSEIASALNITSRTVRSIKFQALARLREHYGAASTSPDQQKPETAQDTTETRRKVS; this is encoded by the coding sequence ATGAGTAACACATTAATTGAATCACAAAGAACATCAGATGGAATCACATATGATGTTTTATTCAAAGAGCACTCAAAACTGATCTTCAAGCTCATCAACAACTTCATCAAGGTAAAGAATATTCGCCTAAACAACACTGAAGTTGACGACATCTACCAGGACATTGCGCTCAAAATTTTTAAGAACGACTACTTGTCAAAGTATGACCGGGAAAAAAGCTCTTTCATAACATGGTTGAACATCATCTGCCGCACCACTGTCATCGACTTTTACAGAAAGAAGATGCGTTTCATGGACGAAATACTTGGTGATGCCGGTGCCCTCGAAACTGAAGGAAGCGTTGATGCGACTCTTTTCAGCCTTCCGGCAGATGTGCTGACTGAAAGGCAAGCTGAAGTGATCACCCTCTTCTTCAAGGATGGAATGGTCACAAGTGAAATAGCGTCCGCCCTGAACATTACCAGCAGGACAGTTCGCAGCATCAAGTTCCAGGCTCTGGCCAGGCTGCGTGAACACTACGGGGCAGCATCAACGTCCCCTGATCAGCAGAAACCTGAAACAGCTCAAGACACCACAGAGACGAGGAGGAAAGTCTCATGA
- a CDS encoding flagellin N-terminal helical domain-containing protein, with protein MSLVVNNNLMANTAARNLNTSYSALSTSTERLSSGLRVNSASDDAAGLAVRELMRSDVSTINQGVRNANDGISMIQTADGALSVVDEKLIRMKELAEQAATGTYTSDQRLIIDSEYQAMASEITRIANATDFNGIYLLNGNLSGDGVTIHFGTGNDEAEDKYDISVDTCTASALGLGLGSGTGAGATVSTQELAEASLEALDAAIVSKDKVRANLGAMQNRLSATVSNLEIQAENLQAAESQISDVDVATEMTEYTKQQIITQSAVSMLSQANSLPQMALSLIG; from the coding sequence ATGTCACTCGTAGTTAACAACAACTTAATGGCAAACACCGCCGCTCGTAACCTCAACACGTCTTACAGCGCTTTGAGTACGTCCACCGAACGTCTGTCTTCAGGCCTTCGCGTCAACAGCGCATCAGACGATGCTGCAGGTCTGGCGGTACGCGAGCTCATGCGCTCGGATGTTTCGACCATCAACCAGGGGGTCAGGAATGCCAACGATGGTATTTCCATGATCCAGACCGCGGACGGAGCACTTTCCGTGGTTGATGAAAAGCTCATTCGCATGAAGGAACTGGCAGAACAGGCGGCCACCGGTACATACACCTCTGACCAGCGCCTGATCATCGATTCCGAGTACCAGGCAATGGCTTCGGAGATTACCCGTATCGCCAACGCCACGGACTTCAACGGGATTTACCTGCTCAACGGTAACCTGTCCGGCGATGGAGTGACCATTCACTTCGGAACCGGTAACGACGAGGCGGAAGACAAGTACGACATCTCTGTCGATACCTGCACGGCTTCTGCCCTCGGCCTCGGATTGGGATCCGGAACCGGTGCCGGTGCAACGGTCTCCACCCAGGAACTGGCTGAGGCCTCGCTCGAAGCCCTGGATGCCGCCATTGTTTCCAAGGATAAGGTCCGTGCCAATCTCGGCGCCATGCAAAACAGGCTTTCCGCGACCGTCTCCAACCTGGAAATCCAGGCAGAGAACCTGCAGGCCGCAGAATCCCAGATCTCTGACGTAGACGTTGCCACTGAGATGACAGAGTACACCAAGCAGCAGATTATCACGCAGTCCGCCGTGTCCATGCTGTCACAGGCAAACTCACTGCCTCAGATGGCCCTCTCTCTGATCGGCTAA